The sequence GATACTTTCGGAGAATGGTGCGGAGCTTGACACGCGCATCGTGTAGCCGCTTGGCCACTGTTCCAGGTCGAATCCCAAGCTCGCGAGCAATGTCGGGGTTCTTCTTTCCGGCGGCATGCAGTTCGAAGGTGGTACGCCCCACCGAGCCCAGCATGCTGATCGCCTCTTCAATCTGCTCATCCGTGAGGGACTCGTACGCTGGTGGAGGTTCTGGTTGCTCAGTCCTTGCTTCAGCAGCCAGGCTCAGGTCGTTCACCCTCCGAGCCTGGACACGCTGTTTCCGGCACTGGTCATAGAAGATGTTGGTGAGAGTGGTCACCAACCACTTCGCGCAGGTACTTTCGTTCGGCAGTGGGCTTGTGCTGCCAAAAGTGGCCATAAACCGGGTCAGAGTCTCTTGGACGAGATCCTCCGCATCCGGTGCATTGCGGCAGATGACCTTTGCCTGGGCCAGGAGCCAGTCGCGGAGTTGCAGCGCAATCGCCCCCGCCGCGTGGTTGCGCTCTCCGACTCCCATCAAAGGTGAGGTCCCCCCGTGGCTCGTCGCATTCTGCTCCACGATACGCAAGGAGCTTTGCCGCGCGCGAGCCTCCAGCACCGCAGCGGAGGAGGCCTCTGCAGGCTGCTTCTCTACCAGCGGGGTTGTATGGGACACCGGCGTGTTGGGTGGGGCCATGAGGAGCTCGTGCCCACCCGGACGAGAATCGCGGGATTATTACCTCGGAATTTCGGCGGGGGGCGTGAGCGACTGTGGGTAATAAGGTGATCGTCACCCGTTTCAGTGGGGTCGACCTTGGCGCCATCGCCCAGCTTTGGGGCGCGAACCCCGGCAACCGCATGCCGGAGCCGCTACACCCGCCGCACCTCGCGGATGATGCCCGTGGGCTCGGGCGCTCCCACCGTGACGAGCTGCTCGAGCTCTCCACGGATGAGGAACTCTGCCTCGGCGCGGAAGAACTGTTTCTCCTCACGCAGCTCCGCGCCGCGCGTGAGCCCGACGAGCACCATGCTGGGCCGCAGCAGCCGGATGCGGACCCCAGACTCTTCCGAGCCGGAGTCGTCGAGATTGCCCATGCCCGTGGACGCAATCAGCGCCGCGCTCAGCGCGCTCGACAGCAGCGCGTCCGCAGCCCCGGCTTCCTGACTCCAGGCGCGGATGATGAGCGGAATGTCGCAGGGCGCGCGTTCGAGGAAACCGTTCGCGCGCTCTCCTCGCAGGAGCGCCACCACGGCCACATCCGCCTGCGCGGGCGGGCGGTAGAAGCGCACCGTGCGGCCCTCCACCTGGTAGTCGTCGCCCCGGCGCAGCGGTTGGCCCGGCGGCGACTCGACCTCAACCACCTGGCCCACGGCGCCTTCCGGGACGACGAAGTCCACCTGCTTCCCGTTGGCGCGCCAGCGGCGCACCTCGAAGCGGAACGCGGGCTCGCGGCGGGCCGCCAGGTCCTCTCCCTCGGGGAGCCTCAGCTTCAAGCTCGCCGCAGTCACCTCGACGAGCCGGGTGACGTCTGCCGCGGGGCCCAGGGACGGGCCGGTGGTCACGTCGACATCGTCCGGCAGCGCGGACATGAGCGCGTCATGGAAGAAGGTTTCGACGGAGACCAGCATGCGGGCGGAACCTCACGACGGCTGGAAGAGCGGGTAGGTGTCGCTCCGGGGACTCGTCACACGAAGCTCGGAGAGCGTGAGCTCCCCCGCGGCCTGGGCACGGACGACGACCTCGAGCACGGGCGCGGGGCCCGTCGCGGGGAGACCGGGAGGGGGCAGGGCCGCGAGCGCGCGCTCGTCCAGGCTGACGCGTCCCTGGGCATCGGGCACCACCGCGAGCTGGCGCGAGCCCCAGCGCAGCAGCACCTGCGGCGGTGCGGGCGGCTCGGTGGGCGAGGCAAGCAGGCGCGGGCGGCTGATGGCCCACGGGCCACCGCTCGTGCCTCCCGTCGAGGGCACCTCGCGCTCCAGCCACGGGCCGGTGTCCTCGGCACGGTAGAGCGCGACGCGTGGCGCCAGTCCTCCATTCCCCGTCACGGTCGCCGCGTCCCCGAGGCTCCAGAGCACGTTTCCCTCGGTGACGGCGAGCACCGCCCACCAGTTCGCCTTCGCGTCGAGCTCGACGGGCCTGGGCAGCTCGAAGGAGACCCAGCGCGAGGCCCAGGGCGCGTTGCCCTGCTCCTCCAGCGAGAGCTCCACGGCGGCGCCCAGGGGAATCTTGCCCGGCCGGCCAAACTCATCCGGGAAGAGGGTCAGCGTGCCCTTGACGGAGCGGGTGAGGGGGCGCAGGTGGAGGTCGATGCCGGCGAGCGCGCCGCCTCCCCCGGGAGGGGAGAAGGCCTGCGCCGCCGCGTACCCCGAGCCACACCGGTGCGCCAGCGCGGTCTGGGCGGGCGCCTGGGGCACGAGGGGGATGCGCTCGCCACGCGGCTGGTAGCGCGCGAGGAACAGGACCTCTCGCAGGGGCCTGTCCGGCGGCACCTCGATGCGGCCCACACCCTCTCCATCCGTGGAGAGGGGCAGGGTGAGCGATTCTCCACCGGGGCTCCACTTCCGGGTGAGCGCGACGGTGTCCAGGGTGAGGGCGAGCCTGCGCAGCCGCGAGGGCGCGGAGGAACGGAGCGTGAGAGTGACGGGGCCTCCGCGCAGGTTTGCGGGCCAGGCTCGCTGGAGCGCGTCGCGCAGCTCGTCCCGCAGCGTCAGCTCCTGGAGCGGCTGGAGCGGCATCGCGTGGTGGAAGAAGAGCTGCTCCGGCTCGACGAGGGCCGTCAGGTCCGGAGGCCGGGCGGAGGCCTTCACCACGAGCGCGGAGACCGTGGCGGCGACCGTCTTCTTGTTGGGGTCCGGCGGGAAGGGATTGGCCGGCGTCGTGAAGAACTCCACCAACAGGCGGCTCGCCATGACGCCGGGCAGGGACTGTCCCGCATTGTCCCCGAGCGCAACGGTGTTGCCGGGAGTGGGCGGGAACCACGGGCCTCCCTCGGCGACACTGACGCGCCCCTCCTTGCCCGTGTCGGTGGTCTTTATCTGGAGGAACGTCAACGGGCGGCGCGCCCCCCAGTCGAGGCTTATCCAATTGATGGCCGTGTTGGCTGGCGCGGGCCCAGGCCCGAGGCTGGTGGCGATGGTGGCCGTCGGCGGGAGGTCCACCATCACGTCATCCCCCGGGGCCTGGAGGGTGAGCGAAGCGCGCAGCAGCTCCACGTCCGCGGGCACGTCGAGCGCCACGGTGAGACCGGAGGCGTCCACCGGCGCGGTGGGGCCCGCGGGCACCGGCTTCCCGCCGTACTTCAACGTGGCTCCCACGCGCCCGTCACCCATGGCTCAGCGGGCCGCCTTCGAGACGTCCGTCACGTCGTCCGCCGGCTTCGTCTCCTGCTCCAGCATCTCCTGGAGGACCTGCATGGCACCCTCGATGCGCAGCATCGTGGTGGTGAGCTGGGCGCGCTTCGCATCCAGTTCCGCGAGCATCTTCTGTCCCGTCTCGTGCTCGGACTTCAGGGCATTGAGGCGCTGTTCGAGGGTGTTCTTCATGCGGGGGTCTCCTTCGTGGTGGCTCGCAGCGCGGCACGCAATTCTTCGAGTTGCTGCTGCTGGGCCTTGATGGCCTCGATGAGCGGGGCGACGAGTCGAGCGTAGCTGATGCCCTTCATCCCGTTCGGTCCCTCGTCGATGACCTCGGGGAAGACTTCCTCCACCTCCTGGGCGATGAGGCCGATTCGCGGGGACTCGTCCCTGGACTCCAGCATCCGGAAGCGCGTCGCGCGCAGCTTCAGGACCTTCTCCAGCGCGCCTTCCAGTGGGGTGATGTCGCGCTTGAGGCGGAGATCCGAGCCCTCGAAGCGACCATCGCTCGTCCAGATCTTGCCGTTGACCTCCAGGCGGTCCCAGAGCTTGACGATGCGGCCGGCGGGTGTCGAGCGGCCCAGGATCATCAGGGCACCGAAGTTGCTGGCGTTCTCGATGGCCGCGTAACCCTGGGTGTTGCCGATGCCGCTGTGGTCGTGATCCGTCTTGGTGAAATACAAGCCCGAGTTGGCGGCGTAGAGGTCGCCCTGGACCTGGAGGTTCCTGCTGGCGAATACCGTGCCACCCGTATCGATGTACAGCGGGGTCATCATCGTGCCTCTCGCGTCCGAGAGCAGGCGGATCGCGAAGCCGCCTCCTCCTTGCGCCGCGAGGTTCCAATTCCTCTGATTCGCCACGCCGTACGTGCTGTAGAGGTCGACCTCGGCCCAGCCTCCCGTGCCGCCCGCCTCGATGCGCGCCACGATGTTGGTCGACGAGACGACATGGAGCGCACTCTGGGGCGTGGTCGTCCCGATGCCGACGCCACCGCCGCGCTTCAGCACGATGCCGTTCGCCCAGTCCCAGTTCCCATCCGCCTTGTCGGCGGTGATGTGCAGGAAGTCGCCGGTCCCACTCCGAGAGTGGACGATGAACCTCTTGTTGGCCGCGTTGCTCCCGAGCACCAGGTCCTGTTCCGTTTGGATGGTGCCCGTGACCTTGAGCGCTCCCTTGGGGACCTGCGTCCAATCTCCGACGGACAGCCCGCCCTCGCCAATGGCTACCGTGCCGTACAGGGCGATGGCCTTGTAATCAATGCTGGGGTTGACGCGCAGCCAGTCGTCGGTGGCACTCGTCTCGAGGAGGCGTCTGCCGGTGGCGCTCAACAGCGAGGGCCCACCAATCTTGAGGTCGCCCCGGATGGTGACCTTGCCATTGCCCCGGGCCTTCAAGCCCAGGTCCTGGTCCGCGTTGGAGCCCGTGGCATAGAGGGTGTTGTAGGCAATCCCGACTCCCTGCGTCCCGTTGGTGTGCCGGAACTCGACACCATCCGCCTCGGGGCCGAAGTCGCTCGTGATGTACAGCCCCCTCACCGCGGCGGGGTGGTTTCCTCCTCGAACCGCCTCCTGGATGTCCAGCCGCGCCCTCGGTGACGTCACCCCGATGCCCACGTTGCCGGTCACCGCCAGCGAGCCGGAGACCGTGCCTCCCGTGACGGCGAGCTTCTCGGTTCCCAGGCCCGTGAGCCTGTCGTACACGTTGAGGCCCCTCACCGTCAGGGCGCTCGTGGCGTCGACCTGCTTCACCGACAGCGTCGTCTCCGGGTCGATGCCGCCGCCGCCCAGCTTCTTGCCGTCATCCCCTCCCAGGTGGGTGTGCGTGCGGAGCGCTTCAATCATCCGCACCTGGATGGTGTTCCAGTGCTCGGAGAGGATGGGGTCTCCGGGATTGGCCTTGATGTACGGGTCGGTCATTTCTTGAACCTCGAAGTTTCGAAGCGGGTGCCGTCGAAGACGCCGGACCAGGAGAGTCGGTCGTCCGGCTCGGGGAGCTGTTCCTTGAACTGGATGGCGGGCCCGAAGGACGTCAGCGCGTCCGTGACGCCGGGCGACTCCGGGAAGGTGGTGGTGAGCGCCATGTGGGCCGGGCTCTCCTCCACGGAGACCTCCTCGGCGGGCAGCGTCAGCATGAACTCGATGCGCGCGCGGACTCCCGAGGCCCGGCCGTAGTTCAGCGTGGACGTCAGCTCCCGGACCAGGTCGGGCAGGCCCAGGGCCTGGGGCGGGACGTAGTCGACCGGGATGCGCAGGACGAAGGTGGCGGGAGTCACCTCCGTCCACCGGAACAGGAGGTTGATGGGCGGCGACTGCTTGGGCTCCAGCGCCAGCTCCAGGGCCTTCTGCCGGGCCTGCTCCAGCTCCGGATTCCGCCCGGCCGGCAGATAGTTCTGCAGCTCCTTCTTGCTCAGCGTGCCGTGGCTCCAGTGGTTCTCACCGGGGGCGAGCTCTGGCAGTGCCTGGTCCTGCTTGAACACCGAGAAGCGCGCCGCCTCCGTGTCGAAGCGGAAGGGCTGGTTCTCGTCGCTGAAGCGCGAGGGATGCGCGAGGAGCACCGGCTCCTGCGCCGGGCTGCCGTCGATGAGGGGAACGCGCTGGTGGCGCAGCGTGAGCGTCTTGCCCCGGGGGACTCGCCCCAGGAAGAGCACGTCCAGCCCGGACTCGTGGTGGTGCAGGATGGGAATGGAGATGTCCGCGTCCCCGGGCGCGGTCAGGGAGACCTCCGGGAGCGCCGGGTCCAGCCCCTGGTTGAGGGTGAGCAGCCGCTGGTCGGCGGGGATGCCCTGGAAGCGCGCCGACGCGGGAGTCGTGGGGTTGTCCTTGAGCTCGACGCGAACGGTCCGCGTCTCGCCGCCAGGGCCTGGGACGGTGAAGAGGCCCACGGCCGTGTCTTCCTTCCAGGAAGTCTCCGGCGGTTGCTCGGCCCTGTACACCAGCGACACCAGCCTCAGGAGGGCCGGGGCGGTGTTCATCCCCGTGCGGTGCAGCTCCACGAGCGCGGCGAGCCGCTGGCGGAAGTAGGCGTCCTCCTCGTCCGCGTCGGGCTGGAGCCCATAGAGCGCGCCCAGCCGGCCCAGCTCGGAGCCCGCCTTCGTGGCGAG comes from Pyxidicoccus parkwaysis and encodes:
- a CDS encoding RNA polymerase sigma factor, with amino-acid sequence MAPPNTPVSHTTPLVEKQPAEASSAAVLEARARQSSLRIVEQNATSHGGTSPLMGVGERNHAAGAIALQLRDWLLAQAKVICRNAPDAEDLVQETLTRFMATFGSTSPLPNESTCAKWLVTTLTNIFYDQCRKQRVQARRVNDLSLAAEARTEQPEPPPAYESLTDEQIEEAISMLGSVGRTTFELHAAGKKNPDIARELGIRPGTVAKRLHDARVKLRTILRKYLQAGMN
- a CDS encoding tail fiber domain-containing protein codes for the protein MTDPYIKANPGDPILSEHWNTIQVRMIEALRTHTHLGGDDGKKLGGGGIDPETTLSVKQVDATSALTVRGLNVYDRLTGLGTEKLAVTGGTVSGSLAVTGNVGIGVTSPRARLDIQEAVRGGNHPAAVRGLYITSDFGPEADGVEFRHTNGTQGVGIAYNTLYATGSNADQDLGLKARGNGKVTIRGDLKIGGPSLLSATGRRLLETSATDDWLRVNPSIDYKAIALYGTVAIGEGGLSVGDWTQVPKGALKVTGTIQTEQDLVLGSNAANKRFIVHSRSGTGDFLHITADKADGNWDWANGIVLKRGGGVGIGTTTPQSALHVVSSTNIVARIEAGGTGGWAEVDLYSTYGVANQRNWNLAAQGGGGFAIRLLSDARGTMMTPLYIDTGGTVFASRNLQVQGDLYAANSGLYFTKTDHDHSGIGNTQGYAAIENASNFGALMILGRSTPAGRIVKLWDRLEVNGKIWTSDGRFEGSDLRLKRDITPLEGALEKVLKLRATRFRMLESRDESPRIGLIAQEVEEVFPEVIDEGPNGMKGISYARLVAPLIEAIKAQQQQLEELRAALRATTKETPA